ATCAATGCAAATAAAagtctttaaataaaaaatttgttttctatcttaataaaattaaagaagaaaaaagaactCTTTTTGTTATTGAAACCATGATTATAAATTCCCACAAATAAACAACCAGAGTCTTCAATAAATATGAATATATGGATTTAATTAGTGAAAATCCTTTGTAGAATAGTtttgataagaaaaagaaaaattttaccAACATAAAAGTAAGCTTAAGAAAATATAAGAGCCAGACAACATGGAGATTCAAATATCTACAAAGGATGCAATAAGACACCTACCTTCCCTCTTTGTttatatccaaaaataaggtcTATCTACTAATGCAAATTTTCTAAGACATAGTTAGATTCAAGATCTTACCTATGCTTATTGATGAACTCTCTAGCATTACTTTTCATTCGGAGAGATAATATAACATCTCCAACCTTAAAAATAGACAATAATTGTTAAACATAGTAACTTTACTAAAATTTTGGCTTTCTAAATTATAGACACGGATAGGATAACTAAGTAAATATTGAAACTAGAACAACCTTCTTTCCCAAGTCAAGATTGAATTGATTCTCGTGGAAAGGAGAGTTGGGTGTTCATGCGAGGTCGCCAGAGAAGAGGCAGTGGTCAGCGAAAAGGAAGAAAGTGGTAGCGATGGTGAGTGGGGCGACAGAATCGCAATTGAAGAGGTAGTTGTCGAGAAGTGAAACGGGATAAGAAACGGAGAGggtagaaaagaaaaaaaggagaaagaagaaTAGGGTAGTGCGGTGGATAAAGAACATAGTTGAAAAGGTAAAGAAAGAAGTTAGAGACTGTTCTGTCCTTAGCACACGTGACAATTAATGACCACGTGTGCGAATTAATATGCCaattcaatattttttgttagtgAGTCAcgccaaaaattaatttgaGGATTGTTTTGgccaataaaaaaaaattacagaacttaatatatgtattaattttttttgagaaTTAAAATATCTACTTTTAAAATCTTCAAAAAGTGATTTTAATAATTActctaaatttattataatattttgttcatTTATTGTATTCTTTGTGTATAAAAAATAGTACGTATACATGAATCAGTTACAATCATTATGCATTTATAAATgtgttatttaaattatttttaatatatattatatattataataattttaaaaattcaataacctacaaaatttattgtttttaattttttggttagtatttttagtaattactatatttttaaatcatattGACTAACTACTagctaaattaataaattttaataattttttaatattttttgtacatatattttatataaataataaatttaattcatagtaaaattgattatttatttatgaaaaatactaaaatgccatcaaaatttattatttttatctattacttagtcattaatttaatttttttaatataattattttaatctaGTAATCTAATAATACAttttatctcatctttttaaatattaataattaagtgataataaaaaataataaattttgataattttttaattctttttaatttctttagacCGTCGCTGTATTGTTTATTTGTATTAGGGGGTGTACATGGCCCGACCCGACCTGAAGACCCGGCTCGGCTCCGAACACTTTAGGGGCTAATTTAGTgtgatttcatcgggtctaggatCGGGTAAGGGTatcaaaaatagacccggtcattatttcgggtcgggtccgaGCCATAGCTCGGGTCACCCAAACTCAGCCCGATggcccggtcatcatacacaattaatattttatgttgGATGATGGctatttttatgtgaaatttaaatattataaaccttaatattttgtgttattagtcatttataagattataagttaatattttatatttaaaatgcataagactttacactaatgcataatattatgttatttgtattgatttaaatatttggtgttagacaatattagtattgattatggttatactttaattttagagaagagttggttcttgttatattttttttaagtgaattttactgtgtgaattgtgaaataaaggttggaaattaggtaatttttacATGCTCAAGACCCAGTTTTCACCCGGTTTTTATCCGGTTTTCATCCGGTCTGAATGTACGTAGGTTTCATCGGATCTAAAATCGAGTTAGGGTCCAAACATTAGGTCCGGTCTATATTTTGGATCAGATTTGGGTTAAGCCAAACCCGGTGTTACCCAACCTATGTACACCCCTAATTTGTATTGCTATTTTAACTGCCCAATAAACCGGACCTTAAGTCATAGTCAATCACAATTCATGCACAAATCTGGCCAGAACCCAATATCACAAACAGGGTAGCAAAAACGTTTCCTTCTTGTAAATTTTTCTTGTGATTAAATTCTATAACAAAATACtccaaataaataaacaaaacaagTAGCAGTACTAgaacaataaataataaagatttTCTCTTCCCAGTTTCCAGTTCCATGCCGCGTTCACTGAGTTCCAACTTCATATCATATCCTTTCACACTCAAAATCGAAAAATCCCAAGTTTCTGCGCAAAATCTGTCACCTTGAAATCAAGATACAGAAACGTCTCAATTATTATCGACATCAGGATCAATAACAAGAACAATAAGAAACAAACACTTGATCAGATCTAGAGCAAAAAGGATCTCTTCAAAGCGCCCATCGAAATGGCGCTAATATCCTTCACTCTACTCTCCCTGATTCTCGTTTCCTCACTATCAATTCCAAACCTTGCTCACTGCAAGACCCTCAAACGTGACGGTAACGTTTATGTGATTTACTCTCTTCTTAAAAACACCACTCGACCCATGTGGTTTTCTCTTACCCTTTCTCTGATTCCGTTGGTGAGGTTGCGCTTTGGGTCGGAATCGGTGATGGGCATGTTTTGTTTTTcataaagatatttatttttcttattttttgggTTCTATTTTTGGCAGTTAAAGCTTTGAATGAGATCAAGGCTTCGCTTGGTTGGAGAGTGGTGTATGCGTGGGTTGGAGATGACCCCTGCGGTGATGGAGATCTACCTGCATGGTCTGGTGTCACCTGTTCCACTGTCGGTGATTATCGTGTTGTCACCGAGCTGTGAGTATAAAGTTTCTTCTCTATCATTCATGTTCAGTTTATTAAAAGATTGAATTGTGTTATGCTAtgtgaaagaaaaagggaagaacgTGTTTTTTACTTTTGCCATTGATGGAGTAATCGGAATTATTCGgctatttttctttattttcagtGAGGTGTATGCTGTGTCTATTGTGGGACCTTTTCCTACTGCTGTGACAAGCTTGTTGGATCTTACACGGCTGTAAGCatattattacttgaattattTTGGATCTTCCATTTATATGTATAGTTATGTTGGACTTGGATGCTCATGAAATGAAGGCCAATTTGGAAAGTTGTATGTGTATGCTGTTCAAGTAGTTTTGCTGAAATCAAAGGTAGTTGTCTTGTGGAGTTTACATGGATTTAGGTGAACTGGAAATCTTGAAGAGTGAACCCTATTGGAGACAGAACTTGTAAACACATTGAGTTAACTTTAGAGTATGATAACCTTGGCTGAATCTAAGGATGGTAATTGGTTGGCTGATGAAACCTTGGTACTGGAAGGTTGGATTCCTAGTTTGCAATAACATATTGAATTAGATGTTGCTATTGTAGACCTTGGATAGTTTAGCCTATGTCTTGGTGTTTAATTGAAGTCGAAGGTTTTTTGTTTACTCTGGTAACTTTTAATGTGCATATATAAGTGTGCTCAATATAACCTAGAGAGAGATGTAGACGTACATTGGTGaaagatttataattttaactATACTGGAATGATGTTTAGcaatgtatttatagtggtAAAAACTGTTATGTGATCGAATATTGTATTCTCATTGCAGGGATCTCCATAATAACAAGTTGACCGGGCCTATTCCTCCTCAAATTGGACGTTTGAAGCGTCTTAAGATACTGTATAATTAATTATTCCTTACCACTTTCTGGTTCCACCATtcattttgttttctgaataCTTCAATTTTGATATGATGCATTATAATGACATACTTATTTTTCTGTAATCTATAATCTGCGTTAACAACTTCTGTTGATTTATGATTATTATGCTTTTTCCGTTGCTTTCTATACTCTCAATTGTTAACGCCTGATAGTTTTATTTCTATTATGTTGTGGTTCATGTCATTACTTCCTTACAGAAATTTGAGGTGGAACAAATTGCAAGATGCAATTCCTCCAGAAATCGGTGAGCTTAAAAGTTTAACTCATCTGTGAGTAATTCTTACTCCACTGTGCTCGATAGTCTTATCTTGCCCCATTTTCTTATTTAACTTGCAATTGAGATATGATAACATTATGCAGATACCTAAGCTTCAATAACTTCAAGGGAGAAATCCCTAAGGAGCTTGCAAATCTTCCTAACCTTCGGTACCTCTACCTTCATGAAAACCGTTTAACTGGAAGAATACCACCAGAATTGGGCACACTACAAAACCTTCGGCACTTGTAATGTTCGAATCTTACGGGGATCTGCTTGTGCACAGTAAACTATTTATATCTGATAGTAATGGTTTCTCATGTTTCTAGGGATGCTGGTAACAATCATTTGGTTGGTACCATAAGGGAACTCATTCGTATTGAAGGTTGCTTCCCAGCACTTCGCAACCTGTAAGTTTTTGCAGgctatttattttctcttagaTGTAACCTTTGGATCCTAAATGGATTGCATTTGCTTGTGAATATTAACAAGTTTTGTTATACCCAGATATCTAAACAATAACTATTTTACGGGAGGAATACCTGCACAACTTGCTAACTTGACTAGTCTTGAAATCTTGTGAGTATTACATTTTCTTCTATCTCTCTATATCTCATCTTCCCTCTGTATGTGTGTGTGGTTAGTGCAAGGCTATCAAACTCAAGAGGTCAGCTAAACTCATGAGGTTTAGCTAAACTTAATCATAACACTCAACTCTTATGCTTGCAACTCGCAACCTGATTTTGGAACTTAAACTTGGACACTCATAAGAGTTTTATTCCCGGGTGTGTCATGATAGCATGTGACAAAATTGCTAAACAATTCCGTTGTCGTTGTTGTTACAAAAAAGTGGTGCCTGTTTGTTGGTGGCAGGTACTTGTCTTACAACAAGATGTCAGGAGTTATACCGTCTAGCATTGCTCATATTCCTAAATTGACATACTTGTAAGTTTGTTTTCCAACCTAATTCTTTGATAGTTTCTGGTCCAGTAAAATACATTTTTAGAGATATGTAAACTAGGAATTGATTGGAAAATGCATTCAGGGCATTTGCATCAAGTAGAGActctagatttttttttttatcataaaagaataaatttttatgttttgttgcAATATAAAGTTTCGTTTAATTTAGTTTACATTTGTTTCTCATGCTTGCAATATTATTAAGCTTATAGAGGAGGCCATGTAGAAAAAGTGATGCTAGTGTCAATCAGCCCTTTATGTTTTCCATTTTCACTTTGTCCATTACGTTGAAAAATCAATTGTACTTGGACATAAATGTGTCTAAATacatttatttttctactatataaaaaaagtaaaaatggCAATTAGTTTGAAACGAAGATAGTATTGATTCTCTACTTACAATACTATAATATAGTTTGATCATATTTATGTCTCGTGTAAAAATGGAGATGGGAATTTTCTCTGATTTTCTTTGGACACTGCTATTTAGGGTATCAAATATGTAGATACTTGCAATATATATGTTtggcattttttttcttttactttgtAATTTCAATATGTATATGTTTTCCATCTTTGTTTCAGGTACTTGGATCATAACCAGTTTTCAGGGAGAATCCCGGAACCCTTTTACAAGCATCCATTCTTGAAAGAAATGTAAGTTTCCAACATATTTAATTAACAATGTGTTTGTTTCAGTTTATTTTACCAGAAAATTTCTTTATTTACTgggaaaagaaatttttttagcTAAGTTGGataaattttagagagaaccaggcattttcaattttcatataaaaGAAGGCGAATACCCATCCCGGCCCCTAGTAATTTTTTCGAAAGACTATGAAACtcctaagaaaaaaaaaaaacccattTCGGCCTCTGATAATTAACTCCATGAGACTGATTAGTCCCTCTATTAATGATCTCTCTCCAGAACATGTTTATGTGACTCGCTAATCACTAATATatccttgatttaatttttataagtaaaaacaatttaaaaatcaCTAATATTTGTTAGTTTTACACAATAAATTTAGTccatttatttaaaaaatgtaaaaaaaaaaactaacaattACCCCCTAAAAGACAAGACTCCCAACAAAAAAGaatttgtaaatcttagttgATTCTTAACAGATAAATCAACAGTTTAACATGTTAtgtagatttattttattaatacaCAGAGAAAATATTGACAGAAGCGCTAATCAGTCTCACAGAAATAAAGTTCAAAGGCTGGAAAGGGTATTTTTTTCGTTGTGGGCCTCATGTTTTGAAGTAATTATCAGGGACAGTTTAGAATTTTTTctctataaaaaattataaagaaatcCGTGAAATCactttttaaaaacaaaaaggcACCCTCGCTAAAACAGTCATTCTCATTGAACTGATAACATTGTGTTGTGAAACAGGTACATTGAAGGAAATGCATTCCGACCTGGTGTCAACCCCATTGGTTTTCATAAAGTGCTCGAAGTTTCTGATGCAGACTTCCTTGTTTAGTTATATAAAACcaaatcaaaattattttaattttccaGGAAGTGTGAatgtataattattaaaataaaaaatagttccTCTAATAGTCCCAAGTGAAATATAGCCTAATAGGTAATCCAAATTTTTGTCTAAAGCTTATTATCGACCAACGTTTCACATCTCCTTTTTTGTTCCTTTGTAGTTTTGTACTATAGAACGGCTCTGAAGTCACGAGATAGATAACACGGAAGCATTATTCTTACGGTTCACAACTCATCTACCAGAGAAGTCCTGGTAGTTGGTTCTGATAAACATACAAGAAACTGAGTttttccatatatatatatatatatatatatatatatatatatatatatactttacATTTGTTGTTGAGGGTTTAATACTTAACTCGTTCAATGTTACAAGAAATGTATATTATGATTTGTTCTAAGGGTTACTTAAAATGTTGATTTGGGCCCGAACTTGAGGTCCAGATCCCTTTGTATGACagcgtccgacttgttgatATCGAGGTGCCATTTGTCCGAGTTTCTCGTGAGAAGGTTTAGGCAGATTTTTGGTAGATTAAAACGTAAAtaatacctgaggggtgtcggtgtatttatagtaaatttgataattttgttGCGGTAGTTTCATCTTTATTGATGGATAAACGTTCCCTTTTATCTTGAGAGTTTGTTGAGGTCTATCTTTTAGGGAAGATAGAGATAGTGGAGAGATTCGCGGAGGCAATTATTTGCTCGGGCAAGTAGAGGTAGATTCCTTTCACGGTGTTGGACCTCTTTAAAGAAGTCGGGTATGGGTTAGAGGCCTCTTCTGTGGGTCAGACCTTTTCTCTTTATTGGGTCTGTCTTTATTTGTTGGATCAGGGTATGAATAGtacccctgcttgagttcgaacTTTATGTTAGGTCAGGCTCGAGCATTTAGTGGCTTCAGCTTTAATGTTGGGTATGCCGGCCTCAGGAGGTCGGGCACTCGatgtatttttgaatttttgaacgTTACCCCCTTTAAATGAGGGGTTAACTTGACGCAGCAGTTTTCTTGGGATGCGCGCACGTCTTTAGGGGGGATGATAGGACTTTTTTGCCCCTTCTCTCATAAAAATGCTTcacctcttcttcttcatttccacACTTCTGAAAGTATTTTGCTACTTTTCTCTTCGCTTTCTTCTTTCGCAGAGAACTTTTTCTTCCTTGTTACTGTAAatattttctccttttttttagTAGTTCACTTTGTGATTCCCTTTCCAAGACGTTCTTCGTTTTGGCTTGCGTTTAACGAAGAGGATCATCCGTGAATTGCCGCTTGATGTGCCCCTCTCCCTTTTGACTTTTGTTAAGGTTGGTGCCTTATCTTCTTGTCAATCTTTATGGTCTATTTGCTTGAGACTGTTCTGATTGGTCccttgaaaaaaaattgtcGTCGATGTTGATGTGTTTGTTTTCTTATTCTTGGAGTTGCTTTTAACTGTTGTTGCGTTAATTTTGCTAAGAAGTCTTTCGGTCTTCTCCATCAATTGAGATTGATATAGAATGTTTGGCTGTGTGTTATTTTGTAGAACTATAGTTGTTCGAAATTTTTTATTGTCATTTGATTGTCGCTTGAGATCATCTTGAGGAATTCTGAATTttgcaaaaatttttgaaaattatagcCGTGAAATTTATAGCTGCTTTGTTGTTTGCTTGGTTGCATTCGTATTACCCCCAATGGTGTCGCTAACCATATGGTGATGTCAGTTTCTGATAGCATAGGAGGGATACCATTTTCGCGTGCTTTgtaggaaaaagaaaatggcTTTCTTTGGTTTTACATGTTTTTGACCGACTTCTTTTGGACGACGTCCGAGTTATTGTAGTAACGATCTCTTCATTTTGCATCTGTAAGTATAGCCTTTATGTTGCATTCTGTTGTCCCCAATATGTTGACTAAAGTTTACCCTAGCCTTTTAACTTGGGTAGATACGTCTATCCTTTCTTGCGTTCTAGTAGTGGATAAGGAGTATTGTGATACTTTTCGTAAGCATTATAAGATTTGTGAATATAGAGATGACGAGAGAAATTATGAGGAGAGAGTTTGTTTTTGTCCTTTGGATAACTCTAAATGCCCTTTTTTCTATGCCTATGATTGCTTTTTCTTCAAATTACGTGTTTCACTCCCTTTTACCATTTTTGAGTCGAATATTCTGTGGACTTGCAATATTGCTCCTTCTCAACTTCACCCGAATTCCTAGGACTTCTTAAAGATTTTCCAGCTCCTCTACCAAGAACTTTATGTCCGACCTTTTATTAAGGTCTTTTTTACCTGTTCGTCTTGTCCAAGCCTGAGACGTTGAAAGGGAAAGCTTCTTGGTTTTCCTTTTGCGCCATCCATGGTAGAAAGATTTTCTCCATTTTTGATGAGTTTTTTTACGACTTCAAGAATTACCTTGTTAAGGTTCGATCTCTAGAGggtgtccgacctttctatcTAGACGAGAATGATGAGACTTCCTTTTTCCCTGTATTGGCAAGAAGAGCCCGTGATAGCCAAATACACTGTAGATAAGTTAGACGAAGTTGAAATATATTTTATGGACGTGTTGCAAGAGTTCTGAGGCCGAGCTTTTAACTTAGACACAAAAAGGTTATAGGGGATCTTGGTCAGCTTCGGTCCAAGCTAGGTAGTCTCCCAACCTCTAGCTTTTATGATTTCTTAAGttgtattttgttgttctaATGTGCCTTTCATTCTTGTAGAGTCCATGGCTTTCAAGACCTCTTCTATGAAATATTTGCATTAGACTCGGAAGACAGTTGTGGACTGAGGTCTTCAGGGTAAAGAGATTGAGGAGGCTTCATCCCGATCTTCCCCAAAGAATTCGGATTCTGGTCCTACTGCTCAAAAGAAGATCATCCCTACTCCTTCCATTCGATTGATTTCCTCTGACCCACCTTCAGAGAGATCGGGTGCCCCGTCTTCCCCATCGCCTTCAAGGCCTCCTCCCGAAAAACAAAAGACTATTAGGGAGTTAAGCATCAACGATAAAGAGTTTGATGGGTTTGCTCAGAGTGAGAAGAATATCTTGCCTCATAGTCACATAGGCATGGAGGATGTGTCTATTCAAAATTACCTCAGCCATATGGCCCGTAATGATATTCGAATGGCAGGAGTGTGCACTACTCTAGCTAAGGAGCTGAGAAAGACTCCTATTGGTGCCACTCAAAGATTTCTTTATTCTACCCGAGGTGAGGTGGAGAAACTAAATATtttgaaggaggagttggaggagGAAAATGCCAGGCTGAAATCCGACCTGGAAAAGGCTCGTGCCCGGGTTAAGACAGCTGAGGCTGTCGCAGCTGTGTCTGAAGGGGTGAAATAGAAGGCCGAAAAGAGTTACACTCGGGTCTTTGGGGAAAAACTTGACCTTCAAGAGGAGTTAAAGAATGCCCAGGAGGAGTACGCTGCCCTTGAGGAAAACGTGGTCAGAGGGATGGACGAGATGTTCGACAATTTAAAGAATCAAATCGAAGTCCTCGCCCCGACTTCAATCTTTCCTTGTTCAACTAAGACAAGATCGTTGTTGACGGGAAGATCGTGCCGAGCCCCAATGATGATAAGGAGCCTCAACCTGACCCGAAGTCCCAAGGTAGTCGACCTCCTCAGATCCACGAGGTCCCCACCAAGGTCAAAAATGCTGAAACTCCTTTCTCGCCTCTTGGTCCTATTCCGGCTGTCCCTGTCTCGGTGCATCCTCCAACCCCTCTTGTCCGAGGTAAATATGTTGAGATTGGTGAAGACCTCAACCCTCTACTTGGTGCCACTTTTTAGAATGCTCTTACATTTTTATTTGGGATGTTCGAAATAACCTAACTTGTGGGTCTTataatactttattttttgtaaCAGTTAGTAGCTTTTTTGAAGATTTTGCTTTTGTTATGGTTGCTTTTTATATAACTTTATAAAGTAGTATTCGatttactttcttgtatcttaaagaactttttttctttttaaacgAATGAAGCTAGGTCTTTGAGGTTGAATATAGTTTGCTTGATTTCGGATCTTAGCAACTTTTTTAAGTAATGAATTCATTTATCAGTTTCCTTTCCTAGTTCTGACCTTGTATAGTCAGACCTTATTAAGTTACTTTTACACTTTGTTTTTATCCGGCTTGTGGTTGAAGTCAGTTTTCACGAGTTGTTTCTATaactttttatattaatttgtaCCTCGTTGCTTAATCTTGCCGACCATTTTAGGTTGGGCAATGATTTTTGTGATTTGTCGAGCTTAAATTAATACGTTTTAAATAGGAAACTTTTGAAGAAAGAAGTAGGAATTTTATTGATAAGCGAAAAATTCCTTTAAATAAACCTACGTACTAAGGGCTTAAGTCCCTTAGCCCTTGTtttggtgcctcattaaaacccCCTTCGAAAAAAACCATTTTTCAGGGAAAAAAATCCTAAGGtcgggaaaaagagtacatggtgcacgaaattgcaatcacacttttgcaatcccgcacaactaaccagcaagtgcactgggtcgtccaagtaataccttgcgtgagcaagggtcgatcccacggagattgtcggcttgaagcaagctatggttatcttgtaaatcttagtcaggatatcaggaattatcaggattgattgtaaagagctaaagaacatgaaaaaggtacttgttttgcagtaatggagaataggttgaggtttggagatgctccatcttctgaatctctgctttcctactatcttcttcttcaaacacgcaagtctccttccatggcaagctgtgtgcagggtttcaccgttgtcagtggct
The genomic region above belongs to Arachis stenosperma cultivar V10309 chromosome 5, arast.V10309.gnm1.PFL2, whole genome shotgun sequence and contains:
- the LOC130983159 gene encoding probable leucine-rich repeat receptor-like protein kinase At1g35710, which encodes MALISFTLLSLILVSSLSIPNLAHCKTLKRDVKALNEIKASLGWRVVYAWVGDDPCGDGDLPAWSGVTCSTVGDYRVVTELEVYAVSIVGPFPTAVTSLLDLTRLDLHNNKLTGPIPPQIGRLKRLKILNLRWNKLQDAIPPEIGELKSLTHLYLSFNNFKGEIPKELANLPNLRYLYLHENRLTGRIPPELGTLQNLRHLDAGNNHLVGTIRELIRIEGCFPALRNLYLNNNYFTGGIPAQLANLTSLEILYLSYNKMSGVIPSSIAHIPKLTYLYLDHNQFSGRIPEPFYKHPFLKEMYIEGNAFRPGVNPIGFHKVLEVSDADFLV